The following DNA comes from Eretmochelys imbricata isolate rEreImb1 chromosome 2, rEreImb1.hap1, whole genome shotgun sequence.
ctattaaaagtcttcttctaagaaaactgaatgctttttcattgttcttaagatccaagggtttgggtctgtggtcacctatgcaaattggtgaggatttttactaaaccttccccaggaagtgggatgcaagggttgggaggattttggggggaaagatgtttccaaatgacgcttttctaataaaaataaacccagataaatgtttggtggtggcagtggaaggcCAAGgccaaagggtaaaatagtttgtaccttggggaagttttaacctaagctggtaaaagtaagcttaggaggttttcatgcaggtccccacatctgtaccctagagttcagagtggggaaggaaccttgacagcagtgcATATTAGTGTGGCTCATTACTGAAACGGGTTTTCAAAGACTCCCAGAGATGCAGAGCTCCTCATTgggctcttcttattgccctggtatctggctgcacAAAACTAACTGCCAACCTATTCACCTCTGCAACTCAACCCTGCAGAAacttctctccctgtgcctcacagatattatggagcacacagcgaTAACAGTGGGGATGTTGCTTTCATTGAGGTCTAACCAAATAAGCAAACTGCACCAGCAACCATCctaaggcacattccaccaccatgttgcacttgctcagcctattgttgaaccgagccttactgctgtccaggtggcTGGTGTATGGATTCATGAGCCAttggagcaaggggtaggctgggtctcacAGAATCACTATTTGCATTTCAACATCATCAATGGTTATTTTGCAacctggaaagaaagtccccgcttgcagctttctgaacagacctgtgttcctaaagatgcgtgtgtcatgcacctttcctgactgtctcacgttgatgtcagtgaaacaccccatgtgatccaccagtgcttgcaacatcATTGAAAAGTATACCTCAACATTTATGTattctttggcaaggtggtctggtgccaagataggattATGCATACCATCTATCATcccactgcagttagggaaacccattgtggCATTGTTTCCATctactatgtcctgcacattgcccaagGTCACTACCCTTCTAAGCAGGAATTGATTAATGGTGCTGCACACTTGGCTCACAACTGCTGCCACGGTGGCTTTatcaactccaaattgattccccagaccagtagcagtctggcaatgcaagcttccacagagcgatcgccacttgcttctccccTGTCGGAGCAGGTCTCATTTTAGTGTTGCTGCacttcagggctgggggaagctctgcacaaagtttCTGGAAAGTGGCCTTTCacatgcaaaagttctgcagccactgcttgtcatcccatacAATGCAATCCCAGCAGTCAGTGCTGTTTCCCAGGACCGGAAATGGCGCTACACCATGTTCAGCGGCTGCACAACTGCCAGCAGCAATTGTTTCATTctatggcttgcagcagggctgcttgaaTGATATTGCAACGATCCACCGGTGGCCCCTGTTTTGGGTCTGGAAATACTACAGGCTAAGGCATGAGGGGTTTGTAATGTTCACAACAAGCATGCAGTTGAGGGGGGTCCATGTTTCTTGGGCTATGGTGTACACGCTGCTAAGCCAGGCTTTGCCTTTGATATCTGGGGAACGATGCAGGGAGGAAACTGCATTATGGGAGATCAAAGCTATCTTCCCATTCCCCCCAACAAGGTTCTGGTCCTACAAGGCATCGCAAGCCTGTCCCAAAAACCCCTCGGGGTTAATTccattgtgggatagctacccacagtgcactgctctatGCATCATGCAAGTGCttctagtgaggatgcactccaccaacACAATGAGTGGGGTGTAGATACTTTGGACCAACTTAATTACTGAGGCATCCAGCTGTCAACTTAACTATGaagtgtagatatgcccttaCTGTATTTGTACTATTGATCTGTTACAAAACATACTTTCTTTATCGTAAGACCTGGTGTTAATTACTTTTTGGAGATGAGTAAAGAAAGTTTTCATGGCTGTTGTATTGctacattttaattatatttccaGTAAAAGGAGAAAATCACAGATTAAACTAAAGCATCACTGTGGAAAGTAGAAAGGGGCACCTGGGGCAAGAATGTTGGGGACCTAAATATCTGACCTGAAAAACTGATGACAGTTAACAGAAAGGTGCTGAATTAAGCAGCATTCATCCACCCATTCTTCTACATGCTcttttgagtttttttaaaaacaggttggaacTAACCCTCTGCTTGCACATTTTCCTTCATTCCTCTGAACTGAGGCTAGGCAGGCCTCTAACATGtgctggctccccctccctcagtctcCTCCATCTCTCTCCTCTGTTACCCTTTCATCTCTGCAGGTGGAGCCGTCACCAATCAGGATTCTCCATTTGTTGCCTATGGGGGGGTCATGAGTGGCCTAACACCCTAATCTCTTTTCCTGAATAGAGATCTAAATCAATCTGATCTATTACTTGTGCAGTAGCTTGTGTAAACTGAAGAGACATCACTCACACTGCTCTCAGAGCAGTTGTGAAGTAGCCTTCCAGTCTCTCAGATATATGTTACAGCTAATGTTCATGCAGAGACATTGTGACTAACACAGGCTCAATTTCCCCTGAACATACTAAAGTCAGCCCCCAGGGCAAATTGGGATTAGGGATCTGTCACATTTCTAGTGGGTGGCAGATCACCGCTCATCCCCTATTTACTAGATAGGATGATCCACACTTATAAATATATAGTGGGCACATCTGACCCAACAATACAGTAACCCTGTACAAAGCATAAGTTAAAAGCCTTTATAAAAAGAATACTGTCAAGGGTCTGCATTaatttccacatttttaaaaatttattgtaaaaaacattttttaaaaaatacacaggacattttccatttttatagtaGTAAAAATATGCCAGCTCTACCACTCAAATGGTAAAAGAACTGTTCATTTTCTTGCCATAGAGCAATCTATATTTAATAAACTTCAAACAACAAGTGTCGGTAGGTAGAGTACTATAGACAAACTACAAACGTAGAATCCTctgggtgaaaaaaaaatctagatataCATATTTACATCATGAGCTAACGCTTCTACTTCTTAacaccaatgcagctgcagaGCACCACCAGGGATTGCAAAAGGTCTATCCCTGTATCCAGATTCCTTGCAGACTTGGTTATTTAGACTGTATTACAACAGTAGCCACATTATAGTTTGTGGGGTTGGTCCATGGGTATCGCTCCAACAGAATGCTAGAAAACAGGCGGAGATTCTGTCTCAGGTGCTTGGTTCATTGGCTGCCACAGAGTAAGAACTGTATATAAAGTATGCACCACAGCCCTACTGGTTAAGCAGAAGCATTAGCTACAAGAGGAGTCCCATCTAGCCAGATGGAGCCAGGGCCTTTGGAATTGATGCTGAAAGTTGCCTACAAGCCTGCTTCTATTTGGATAATGATTGTCTgaagatattattttaaaatattttgagccGATTCTGTCTCAAGATCTGCATGTATAGTTCCCCTGGCTTTCCATTTCCAAGGGCAGAATTCCTTCCTTCAAGCAGGCTAATATCCAGTTGTTTCAATTTAAAGTAAACAAGACAGCAATTCTCAAACAGATGGGAATACAGCAGCTGGATTCCCAAGTTAcaacccctttccccctccctgcaaaAAACTCAGTGTGGGTTAGCTTGGAAAAAATCAGGGGGCCAATTCAATACATTATACTGCAGGAAAGACTAGCTATTTGACACCCTTAAGATTCAGCATCTTCCTCCTCACTCTCTTCCTCTTGGTCGTCatcgtcatcatcatcttcctccacCTCTCCATCCCTCTTCTCTCTTTCAAGCATTTTCAGGTATTTGCTAGCAAGGATCTTCTTTGGTAAGATATCTGAAAGGCACAATTCCTTCTTTTGTAATAATTTTTGACAGTTACAAAAGAGATTTAGAATAATTTGTTACTGTACCATCAAGATCATAGCAACTAACAGCCTCACAGTCTATGGGCTGCAATTTTTTAGGCTATGGAATAGTCAGGTTATTCTAATCTAACTGGTATCCGTGGAATAGGAATGTAGCCATTGTGATATTAGAGAGATTGTCAGATTAAGGGTATTAGTAATCCATGAGGGAATTTAAGTGATTATGCCGATATAATAATTTCTTAAGTCTTACTCACTTATGCTGCTTTGCTTTTTACTTGCACTGATCAAGTACATCTTAAGTGTATTACTTAATTATATCTACTCTATTTATACTCCTTAGAAGCTATTTCCCTCTACTCAGTGTAGGCTGCCTGTTCAGGGTAATGCTATCACGATGAGCCCAAGAACAGTAAGGAAATATTGCtaaaaaggtgccacaagtgggGCTGATGCGCTAGTAAAATCATATTAACAAGGAGATCTCACTCCTTAGACCAAAGAATTTATTTGAAGAGGGGCAAGCATTATTCTAAATGCCCGATCAATGTACAGGATTTAAAACAACAGGGATTGTGGCATAAACCAATGTCTGAAAGGACAtttgtaaatttaaaattaatcaaTATAGAGTTCTGGGCACATATGATGTTTCATAAAATCCTTCTTCTGCTTCCCCAAACACTATAAAGATTTAAGGGAGTGTTGTCTATTGGGTAAAGCAGAAGATGGAAGTCACTTACCTCCCTGATTTTATTCCTAGCTCTTAAAAACTGACTTTAAAGTCACTTTAATCAATCTGAACCtgagctttcccatttttaaatTAGGGACACTATCCACCACCCAGGGATACTATTAAAAGGTGTTGGAAAGAAGTAGCTTGAAGTTATTGGAATGTCAAGTATGACTTACAATAATTGGAGGTGCAATTATTTTGTCCCATGACTTTGTGTACTTTGCATCAATGAAAAAAAGCAGCTCATTCATTCACACAGAATGCTTGTCAATTATTTGGACCATGAGTAAATTAAATGCAACAGAGGTTAACAGCCAAAAAGAGAATTTAATAATAGTGACTGCTACAGTAAGAGCTGCATCTTACTTTCCAGTTGCCCGTATCGATTTGCCACAACTGCTATACCTACCAGCAAGGAACTGAAACGTTTCAGATTCCTCCGCTGTATGGGATAAGTCACTGTAGGTTAGGGCTCTCTTCTCTTTCCCACGGCCATGTTTGTAGGAGTAAGTGGCTAAATACTGGACAAAGAGCTCCTATAAAAAACAACCGACAAAAAGAAATCTGTCAAATTAATTCCTGTGTGTACAGCCGACTGCAATGCTTCTTCAAGCCCTtgtttagggcccagtcctgccatTAATTGCATGcagccactgccctgcacctACACAGAGTTCCACCAATTTCGATATGGCTCTGTGAGAGCAGATGTGTACCTCTGTGAGTAGCCAACTGCAAAACTGGGGTCTTAGACTAACCCTTAATTTGTGCCACTCTATCAAGTTAATCACTGCAGCAGGCTTTACGGGAACAGAAGACAGCAAGAAATTATTTCTGCAGGTATGTGATTAAATACTGCAAAAATAGCTTGCTGCTTTCTGCTACTTATAATGATAAatttcggagtagcagccatgttagtctgtattcgcaaaaagaaaaggagtacttgtggcaccttaaagactaaccaatttatttgagcataagctttcgtgagctacagctcacttcactggatgcatactgtggaaagtgtagaagatctttttatacacacaaagcatgaaaaaatacctcccccgagcccactctcctgctggtaatggcttatctaaagtgaccactctccttacaatgtgtatgataatcaagttgggccatttccagcacaaatccaggtttcaccccccccacacaaacccactctcctgctggtaatagccgtcacctttagcccccaactaaaacccctccaacacattattaaggatctacaacctatcctgaaagatgacccaacactctcacaaatcttgggagacaggccagtccttgcctacagacagccccccaacctgaagcaaatactcaccagcaaccacataccacacaacagaaccactaacccaggaacctatccttgcaacaaagcccgttgccaactgtgcccacatatctattcaggggacaccatcacagggcctaataacatcagccacgctatcagaggctcgttcacctgcacatccaccaatgtgatatatgccgtcatgtgtcagcaatgcccctctgccatttacattggtcaaactggacagtctctacgtaaaagaataaatggacacaaatcagatgtcaagaattataacattcataagccagtcggagaacacttcaatctctctggtcacgcgattacagacatgaaagttgcgatattacaacagaaaaactccaaatccagactccagcgagagactgctgaattggaattcatttgcaaattggatacaattaacttaggcttgaatagagactgggagtggctaagtcattatgcaaggtaacctatttccccttgttttccagcccccccacccctccagacgttcttgttaaaccctggatttgtgctggaaatggcccaccttgattatcatacacattgtaaggagagtggtcactttagacaagctattaccagcaggagagggggggggaggaagaggtattttttcatgctttgtgtgtataaaaagatcttctacactttccacagtatgcatccgatgaagtgagctgtagctcacgaaagcttatgctcaaataaattagttagtctctaaggtgccacaagtcctccttttctttctgcgtgTTTAATGGAAGCAGGCCAGGGGATGGCAGAGGCCCCCCTACAGGCGGATTTTTGCCACGTGACAGGCTGcaacataccaaaaaaaaaaaaaaaaaacacaaaaccctgAAGAGTCAGGCCAATTCACCTTTCTTTGGAGAACCGGTGTGAACTACTTCCTTTAcgccctcctcctgcccccaccctccagggGCTGGCAAGCGGGCGAGGGCAGCTGCTTCCAAAGCCTTGTCTAAAGCAGGGTAGCCCCCCCCCGCGCGTG
Coding sequences within:
- the CHRAC1 gene encoding chromatin accessibility complex protein 1: MAAARLSGGGGENRLVSLPLSRIRVIMKSSPEVSSINQDALFLTAKATELFVQYLATYSYKHGRGKEKRALTYSDLSHTAEESETFQFLADILPKKILASKYLKMLEREKRDGEVEEDDDDDDDQEEESEEEDAES